In the genome of Triticum urartu cultivar G1812 chromosome 5, Tu2.1, whole genome shotgun sequence, one region contains:
- the LOC125510192 gene encoding B-box zinc finger protein 18-like: protein MRTICDVCESAVAVLFCAADEAALCRPCDEKVHMCNKLASRHVRVGLADPNKLVRCDICESSPAFFYCDIDGTSLCLSCDMAVHVGGKRTHGRYLLLRQRVEFPGDKPGHMDDVAMQQMESENPRDQNNAHSVEKEQMVNHHHNAYDPASDGNCNGQGAIDSKMFDLNMRPARNNGQGSSSQTHGVDHSHNNNHDSSGVVPTCNYDGATDK from the exons ATGAGGACGATCTGCGATGTGTGCGAGAGCGCGGTGGCGGTGCTCTTCTGCGCGGCCGACGAGGCCGCCCTCTGCCGTCCCTGCGACGAGAAG GTACATATGTGTAACAAGCTTGCTAGTCGGCATGTAAGGGTTGGGCTTGCGGACCCTAATAAATTAGTACGCTGTGATATATGTGAAAGTTCTCCTG CTTTCTTCTACTGTGACATAGATGGTACATCACTTTGCCTGAGTTGTGATATGGCTGTTCATGTTGGTGGGAAACGAACCCATGGAAGATACTTGCTGCTAAGACAACGAGTCGAA TTTCCAGGAGATAAACCAGGGCATATGGACGATGTAGCCATGCAACAGATGGAGTCTGAAAACCCAAGGGACCAAAATAATGCTCATTCGGTAGAAAAGGAGCAAATGGTGAACCACCACCACAATGCCTATGATCCGGCCTCAGATGGCAATTGCAACGGCCAGGGTGCCATTGACTCAAAAATGTTTGATCTTAATATGAGGCCAGCTCGTAATAATGGGCAAGGTTCAAGTTCCCAG ACTCATGGAGTGGATCATAGCCACAACAACAACCATGACTCTTCAGGAGTGGTCCCAACATGCAATTACGATGGAGCCACCGACAAGTAA